Proteins from a genomic interval of Verrucomicrobiota bacterium:
- a CDS encoding Ig-like domain-containing protein, whose amino-acid sequence MKKELNKWRTSYSIQQLLTHVPCLVLVLSLNLIALPVQAQTISVKGELRRWHKITLELDGPSTTETASPNPFMDYRMLVIFTHTASGLSYTVPGYFAADGNAANTSATSGSKWHAHLSPDDVGQWVYEVRFRQGTDVAVASGVDAGNAVAKYNGLSGSFRIKETNKSGSDFRGRGRLNYVNKHYLQFAGSGKYFIKSGADSPENLLAYNDFDDTPNDPKINSNLRKSWAPHAQDYDATDASDYTWTDPNTGELQGTELLGALRYLSEMEGLNSFSFLTFNLDGDDDNVFPHLLRRDVAAYESIPDDPVEDAGGELPTTGRWANKKKGVYHDRFDVSKMAQWEKIMSYADKKGMFMDIKTQETENDRKMDGGDLGRERKLYYRELIARFGHHLGLQWNLGEENDLFRELDDPGQTRVKAYTQYFKDNDPYNHLVSIHSYPNKRSKDPVYKPLLGNQSELTGAALQTGKADFSDVFDDVKNWIDQSSKAERPWVVFCDEPGDASEALRPDVNPGNSHENGRKNVIWGSIMAGGAGANFYFGYEYEESDLTCQDWRSRDNFWDYCRYMLQFFENYDIPLQDMSNDNSLTSHSKSWCLAKTGDTYLIYLKNGGSTSINLSDVNGTYNVNWYDPRNGGALQQTSTAQVNGGGNRNLGRAPNSTNQDWVILIQNSAISTNNLPSVAFSEASSLTLDEGYTNIFIEAEASDSDGIITNVQLYLDGDLIRVDRKSKYRWNQNNSPGLLELAAGSYVLTLIAEDDDQATSIATATLTVMGSAGNMPPTVDFNKNSTLMLTKGYSEILIRANASDSDGSVDYVQLYINQNFVGEDNTGPYKWTQNTNPEWLLGLAAGTYDLTLVVGDDQGSTAQEVATLTVESEQGGASEPILYEAEGPEVTTSEPLLNNATGFSGTGFIDFYGKGFIEWTVLASENLAADIRWRYSLRSGNRPLRVLVNSLEVSPSLDFPATGSRSTWSETPALAVNLLSGSNTIRIEDTGSSGPNIDYLRVLTLGEPIDLPNDLTMTLEDDVFTEDGQAINDNSIRLENSSRARVAYLKFNIGGLTGPPASAILQLEIIDSGNGTIRAFLGEDTSWSEENLGGLKSSPPLAVSEITSINGPYIMGNILALDVTNAISGNGDVTLILTQDPTSSSNDVGFASKEGSSSGVQAPKLVIIQ is encoded by the coding sequence ATGAAGAAAGAATTAAATAAATGGCGAACTAGCTATTCGATACAACAACTACTTACTCATGTGCCCTGCCTTGTGTTAGTTTTATCATTAAACTTGATAGCTCTGCCAGTACAGGCGCAGACCATCTCCGTAAAGGGAGAACTCAGGCGCTGGCACAAGATTACCTTGGAGCTTGATGGCCCTTCGACCACTGAAACAGCATCCCCTAACCCATTTATGGATTATCGAATGTTGGTTATTTTCACTCACACTGCTAGCGGCTTGAGTTATACGGTTCCTGGTTACTTTGCAGCAGACGGAAATGCAGCGAACACCTCTGCTACTAGTGGCAGCAAATGGCATGCTCATCTTTCACCAGATGATGTTGGTCAATGGGTTTATGAAGTTCGTTTTAGACAAGGGACAGATGTAGCCGTTGCCTCAGGAGTTGATGCTGGTAATGCTGTAGCTAAATACAATGGTCTTAGCGGCTCTTTCAGAATTAAAGAAACAAATAAGAGTGGAAGCGATTTCCGAGGCCGAGGACGTCTTAATTATGTGAATAAACATTACCTGCAGTTTGCAGGCAGCGGGAAATACTTTATCAAGTCTGGAGCTGATTCTCCCGAAAATCTGTTGGCTTATAATGATTTTGATGACACTCCCAACGATCCCAAAATCAACTCCAATCTGCGCAAGTCATGGGCCCCACACGCTCAAGACTACGATGCAACCGATGCATCGGACTACACATGGACAGACCCAAATACGGGTGAACTCCAAGGAACGGAGCTACTGGGAGCACTTCGCTACTTAAGTGAGATGGAAGGTCTAAATTCTTTTTCTTTTCTTACTTTTAATTTAGACGGAGATGATGACAACGTATTTCCCCATCTATTAAGAAGAGACGTGGCAGCCTATGAATCAATCCCTGACGATCCGGTAGAAGATGCGGGCGGAGAGTTGCCCACAACTGGGCGCTGGGCCAATAAGAAAAAAGGTGTGTACCATGATCGCTTCGATGTGTCCAAGATGGCTCAGTGGGAAAAGATCATGTCTTATGCAGACAAAAAGGGCATGTTCATGGACATTAAAACCCAAGAAACGGAGAATGATCGAAAGATGGATGGCGGAGACTTAGGTCGTGAAAGAAAGCTCTACTACCGTGAATTGATCGCTCGCTTTGGCCATCACTTAGGTTTGCAATGGAATCTTGGTGAGGAAAATGATTTATTTCGCGAGTTAGATGACCCAGGCCAAACTCGCGTAAAAGCATACACGCAATACTTCAAGGATAATGATCCTTACAATCACCTTGTCAGCATACATTCTTACCCCAACAAGAGATCAAAGGATCCGGTGTATAAACCTCTCCTAGGCAATCAATCAGAATTGACCGGTGCAGCCCTACAGACAGGCAAAGCGGATTTTTCAGACGTCTTTGACGATGTTAAAAACTGGATAGACCAATCTAGCAAGGCTGAAAGGCCTTGGGTCGTTTTTTGTGACGAGCCTGGCGATGCTAGTGAAGCATTAAGACCTGACGTAAATCCAGGAAACTCGCACGAGAATGGCCGCAAGAATGTTATCTGGGGTTCCATTATGGCAGGAGGAGCAGGCGCTAATTTTTATTTTGGTTATGAATATGAAGAATCTGATCTGACCTGCCAGGACTGGCGCAGCCGTGATAATTTTTGGGATTACTGCCGCTATATGCTGCAATTTTTTGAAAACTATGACATCCCCCTGCAAGATATGAGTAATGATAATTCCCTAACCAGTCACTCAAAAAGTTGGTGCCTAGCCAAAACGGGTGACACGTACCTAATTTACCTGAAAAACGGTGGCTCTACTTCCATCAACCTATCGGATGTCAACGGAACTTATAATGTCAATTGGTATGACCCACGCAATGGAGGAGCATTGCAACAGACTTCTACTGCGCAAGTCAACGGCGGTGGAAATCGCAACCTGGGAAGAGCTCCCAACAGCACTAACCAAGATTGGGTTATCCTTATTCAAAATTCTGCCATCTCAACAAATAACCTACCCTCGGTTGCCTTTAGCGAGGCCTCTAGTCTTACTCTTGATGAGGGATATACAAACATTTTCATCGAAGCAGAAGCTTCTGACTCTGACGGTATCATAACTAATGTTCAACTTTACCTGGATGGAGATTTGATCCGAGTGGACAGAAAATCAAAATACAGGTGGAATCAGAATAATAGTCCCGGGTTGCTTGAGCTGGCTGCTGGCAGCTATGTATTAACCCTAATCGCAGAGGATGATGATCAAGCAACCAGCATAGCAACCGCGACACTAACCGTTATGGGGTCCGCAGGCAACATGCCACCTACTGTTGATTTTAATAAGAATTCAACCCTTATGCTCACGAAAGGTTACAGCGAGATTCTTATCCGAGCTAATGCATCAGATTCAGATGGAAGCGTTGATTATGTTCAATTATATATCAACCAAAATTTTGTCGGGGAGGACAATACAGGACCTTACAAATGGACTCAGAATACAAATCCCGAATGGCTACTTGGTCTAGCCGCAGGCACATATGATTTGACACTCGTTGTAGGTGATGATCAAGGTTCTACGGCTCAGGAAGTTGCCACTCTGACCGTCGAGTCGGAACAAGGAGGGGCGAGCGAGCCCATCCTTTATGAAGCAGAGGGCCCCGAAGTAACTACCTCTGAACCCCTGTTAAATAATGCAACAGGCTTCAGTGGAACAGGCTTTATTGATTTTTATGGAAAAGGTTTTATCGAATGGACGGTTCTTGCAAGTGAGAACCTTGCCGCAGATATCCGTTGGCGTTATTCCCTTAGATCTGGAAACAGGCCACTCAGGGTTCTGGTCAATTCACTGGAGGTTAGCCCTAGTTTAGATTTCCCAGCTACAGGAAGTAGGAGCACTTGGAGTGAGACACCAGCCTTAGCAGTCAACCTCCTTTCTGGAAGTAATACGATCAGAATAGAGGATACAGGCTCAAGTGGGCCAAATATTGATTACCTTAGGGTCCTCACTCTAGGTGAGCCCATTGACCTGCCCAACGATTTGACCATGACCTTAGAGGATGATGTTTTTACTGAAGACGGCCAAGCCATTAATGATAATTCCATAAGGCTAGAAAACAGTAGCCGTGCTAGAGTTGCATATCTCAAATTTAATATTGGTGGCTTAACTGGCCCTCCAGCATCAGCCATTCTCCAACTCGAGATCATAGACAGCGGGAATGGTACTATCCGAGCTTTCCTTGGTGAAGACACTTCGTGGAGCGAAGAAAATCTAGGAGGATTAAAGTCCTCTCCGCCTTTGGCCGTTAGTGAAATCACTTCTATCAACGGCCCTTACATCATGGGAAATATCCTGGCATTAGACGTAACGAATGCCATCTCAGGAAATGGCGATGTGACCCTTATCCTAACTCAAGATCCTACTAGCTCTAGCAATGACGTTGGCTTTGCCTCAAAAGAAGGCTCTTCTTCTGGTGTGCAAGCGCCGAAGTTAGTCATCATCCAATAA
- a CDS encoding bifunctional UDP-3-O-[3-hydroxymyristoyl] N-acetylglucosamine deacetylase/3-hydroxyacyl-ACP dehydratase, with protein MAITYQRTLKKEASLVGTSLHTGKKVNITIRPAPADTGIIFRRKDIPDEPTVVAHVDHINQVERATTLSVGGVKIHTVEHLLSACRGLQVDNVFIDIDSSEPPIGDGSSEPFVLLIEKAGTTELEVPRNYFEIRNPIHVSDKNGGYISIFPHNGFRISCTNANHKGIFTQYKSLDITPQSYKEELCRARTFVFYEEVEPLMEKGLIKGGSLENAVVIREKSILSKDPLRYEDEFVRHKILDIIGDISLFPIPIKGHIMAAKPSHKLNAQFTALLAQEYKNYLATLMPETHIPVGESALDVEQVMKILPHRYPFLMVDRVLKFEGDSKAVGLKTVTINEPYFQGHFPQMPVMPGVLQIEAMAQVSSILLLRKAENAGKIGFFMSADKIKFRKMVKPGDVLIIYVELTKFRGKIGKAVGKCTVNDELVSEAELMFAIQ; from the coding sequence ATGGCGATTACTTATCAAAGAACCTTAAAGAAAGAGGCCTCCCTAGTTGGCACCTCACTACATACTGGAAAAAAAGTTAATATCACGATTAGACCGGCGCCAGCTGATACTGGGATTATTTTCAGGCGCAAGGATATACCCGATGAACCCACTGTGGTGGCACATGTTGATCACATCAACCAGGTAGAACGAGCCACGACGCTAAGTGTAGGAGGAGTCAAGATCCATACCGTCGAGCATTTACTCTCTGCTTGCCGGGGGCTTCAGGTAGATAATGTTTTTATCGACATAGATTCTAGTGAGCCCCCTATTGGCGACGGTAGCTCAGAACCCTTTGTGCTTCTCATTGAGAAAGCAGGAACTACTGAACTTGAAGTGCCCAGGAACTATTTCGAAATACGCAACCCTATTCACGTTTCCGACAAAAATGGCGGGTATATCTCGATCTTTCCGCATAACGGATTCCGTATTTCCTGCACAAACGCCAACCACAAAGGAATTTTCACGCAATATAAAAGTCTTGATATCACGCCACAGAGCTACAAGGAAGAATTATGCCGTGCCCGAACCTTTGTATTCTATGAGGAAGTCGAGCCACTCATGGAAAAGGGGCTTATCAAGGGAGGAAGTCTAGAGAATGCGGTAGTGATCCGGGAAAAAAGTATTCTCAGTAAAGACCCCTTGCGTTATGAGGATGAGTTCGTTCGGCACAAAATCTTAGACATCATAGGGGATATCAGTCTCTTTCCCATACCTATTAAAGGGCACATCATGGCTGCCAAGCCCAGTCACAAACTAAATGCTCAGTTTACAGCACTACTTGCCCAGGAATATAAGAATTACCTTGCCACCCTAATGCCTGAAACACATATACCTGTGGGCGAGAGCGCTCTGGATGTCGAGCAAGTAATGAAAATCCTACCGCATCGCTACCCTTTCCTCATGGTGGACAGAGTTCTAAAATTTGAGGGAGATTCCAAGGCAGTAGGGCTAAAAACCGTCACCATTAACGAACCATATTTTCAGGGACATTTTCCTCAAATGCCTGTCATGCCTGGTGTTTTACAGATTGAAGCCATGGCGCAAGTCTCTAGTATCCTACTATTGCGTAAAGCGGAGAATGCTGGAAAAATAGGATTTTTTATGAGTGCGGATAAAATAAAATTTAGAAAAATGGTTAAGCCAGGAGATGTGTTAATCATTTATGTAGAGCTTACCAAATTTAGGGGTAAAATAGGCAAAGCGGTAGGAAAGTGCACAGTAAATGACGAGCTGGTATCTGAGGCCGAGCTCATGTTTGCTATTCAATAA
- a CDS encoding sodium-dependent transporter, protein MISNRHALKLLARKKEDWQEVASSSINRIVADKRNYEGWGTRVGVILAVTGSAVGLGNFLRFPGLASQYNTAAFMVPYLLSLLLVGLPIAWAEWAMGRHGGIRGFHSAPGIFRVIWNHKSAPYLAVLGLIVPVMIYMYYVFIESWCLGYALHYLMGTFDTIGDDEGKYSSFFQEYTGIIGDGSLFTTINMTLGCLLFCVVFNFILIYRGLQKGIEWFCSWAMPLLILCAIILLIRVLTLGTPDPSHPDRSVIQALAFMWDPLKSEVGFMDSLLNHEMWIQAAGQIFFSLSVGFGVIITYSSYLKKKDDIALSSTTAVAGNEFCEVALGGMIIIPAAFIFLGAAATNEVKGSTFGLGFMALPEVFETMPGGRLFGFIFFFLLFLAAVTSSLSMLQPAIAFLEEGLGLNRKGSVAMLGFITLIGTAFIMWFSKDALALDTIDTWVGTMCIYTLATIQVVLFGWVFGIEKGFKELHEGGELTIPSFMKFILKYVTPVFLIVIYVYWIWGKIVSPLLKAGWQGLKAEIFPNTVATISIAFIFIVITLFLLLIAQSVRRWNSQKRHEEVQI, encoded by the coding sequence TTGATAAGTAATCGCCATGCTCTCAAGTTATTAGCACGAAAAAAAGAGGATTGGCAAGAAGTGGCTTCATCCTCTATCAATCGTATAGTGGCTGATAAACGTAATTATGAAGGATGGGGCACTCGGGTAGGTGTGATTTTAGCCGTGACAGGTAGTGCGGTAGGTCTAGGTAACTTTCTTCGCTTCCCTGGGTTGGCCTCGCAGTATAACACTGCAGCCTTTATGGTACCCTATCTTTTGTCGCTGCTGTTAGTTGGTTTGCCAATTGCTTGGGCAGAGTGGGCTATGGGAAGACACGGGGGCATACGGGGTTTTCATTCAGCGCCCGGCATCTTTCGTGTCATTTGGAATCATAAATCGGCTCCTTATTTGGCAGTTTTGGGGCTTATCGTCCCGGTCATGATTTACATGTATTATGTCTTCATCGAATCCTGGTGCTTGGGCTACGCACTTCACTATCTTATGGGCACCTTTGATACCATAGGCGATGATGAGGGAAAGTATTCGTCATTTTTTCAAGAATATACAGGGATCATTGGAGACGGCTCTTTATTTACAACTATTAACATGACTTTGGGGTGTCTTCTATTTTGTGTGGTTTTTAATTTCATTCTCATTTACAGGGGACTTCAAAAAGGGATCGAGTGGTTTTGTTCTTGGGCAATGCCGTTGCTTATTTTATGTGCAATCATTCTGCTGATACGTGTCTTGACCTTAGGAACGCCTGATCCCAGCCATCCTGACCGAAGTGTCATTCAGGCTTTAGCTTTCATGTGGGATCCATTGAAATCAGAAGTTGGGTTCATGGATTCTTTGTTGAACCATGAAATGTGGATACAAGCTGCGGGACAGATTTTCTTTTCCCTATCCGTAGGTTTTGGGGTGATCATTACATATTCAAGTTACCTCAAGAAGAAAGATGACATCGCATTGAGTTCTACTACAGCTGTAGCGGGTAACGAGTTCTGTGAAGTTGCTCTAGGGGGCATGATCATTATTCCTGCGGCTTTTATATTTCTGGGAGCAGCTGCAACCAATGAAGTCAAGGGTAGTACTTTTGGATTGGGCTTTATGGCTTTGCCAGAGGTTTTTGAAACAATGCCAGGAGGACGTCTCTTTGGCTTTATCTTTTTCTTTTTACTATTTTTAGCAGCGGTCACGAGTTCCCTTTCCATGCTCCAGCCGGCGATTGCTTTCTTAGAAGAAGGCTTGGGACTGAATCGAAAAGGTTCCGTGGCTATGCTTGGGTTCATCACTCTCATTGGGACTGCTTTCATTATGTGGTTTAGTAAAGATGCTCTGGCCTTAGATACGATTGATACCTGGGTAGGAACCATGTGTATTTATACGCTAGCGACTATCCAGGTAGTTCTCTTTGGTTGGGTATTTGGGATTGAGAAGGGTTTCAAGGAGCTCCATGAGGGTGGCGAACTCACTATTCCCAGTTTTATGAAGTTTATACTCAAATATGTGACACCCGTATTTCTCATTGTGATTTATGTCTATTGGATCTGGGGTAAGATTGTGAGTCCTCTATTAAAGGCCGGTTGGCAAGGCCTAAAGGCAGAAATTTTTCCCAATACTGTAGCCACTATTTCTATCGCGTTTATCTTCATCGTGATCACTCTGTTCTTATTGCTCATTGCACAGTCGGTAAGAAGGTGGAATAGTCAGAAACGTCATGAAGAGGTGCAGATATGA
- a CDS encoding tellurite resistance TerB family protein, translating to MAIDSFFKDLIKSPSAQGALGGVASGAVVSMLMNKKARKKLGKTMMTVGGTAAVAGLGYYAYQKWQSNKSSSLTPTPEPTQASPAQLSQPIEHQAPPPSLEPGLQVKIVLAMIAAASADGSIDREEMNNLFQSMNSAELGPEEKSHLTATLNNPPTAQDIATLATSPEIGVELYAASLAAIDLDSPAEDFYLHHLAKMLALDEDLVAQLHTDAKNV from the coding sequence ATGGCCATCGACTCCTTCTTTAAAGATCTCATAAAATCACCTTCTGCCCAAGGCGCTCTAGGTGGTGTCGCGTCCGGGGCTGTTGTCTCGATGCTGATGAATAAAAAAGCTCGTAAGAAGCTTGGAAAAACTATGATGACAGTCGGCGGCACAGCTGCAGTGGCCGGACTCGGCTACTACGCTTACCAAAAATGGCAATCTAATAAATCATCTAGTCTTACTCCTACTCCGGAACCTACCCAAGCCAGTCCAGCTCAGTTATCCCAGCCGATTGAGCATCAAGCACCTCCTCCCTCCTTAGAACCAGGTCTTCAAGTAAAAATCGTGCTTGCCATGATAGCAGCGGCTTCCGCAGACGGTTCCATTGACCGAGAGGAGATGAACAACTTGTTCCAATCAATGAATAGTGCTGAGCTAGGCCCTGAGGAAAAATCGCACCTGACCGCTACTTTAAATAATCCTCCAACCGCACAAGATATTGCAACCTTAGCGACATCGCCTGAAATTGGAGTAGAGCTTTACGCAGCATCGCTTGCGGCTATTGATCTGGATTCGCCGGCCGAAGATTTCTATCTACACCATCTCGCTAAGATGCTCGCACTTGATGAAGATCTCGTTGCTCAGCTTCATACGGACGCTAAAAATGTTTAA
- the lpxA gene encoding acyl-ACP--UDP-N-acetylglucosamine O-acyltransferase, with product MENPYSTTTLESTAKNDKDSTVRDPRPVSFHSTAIISPKAQVDPSCIIGPYCVIGPEVNLAPGNELISHVTLQGPSTIGPNNTFHPYASVGSRTQDLKYRGEPTYLEIGEGNTFRESCTINRGTGAGEKTIIGNHNHFLAYAHVAHNCQVGDHCVFSNNGTLAGHVIVGDYAVIGGLSAVHQFCRVGEHAMIGGCAKIVQDVPPFLVADGNPADIRAVNIVGLQRRGYTEEVIRDLKAAHKTLYNRELNTSQALEELERELSHVKEVHHLVEFVRNSQRGVIR from the coding sequence ATGGAAAATCCATACTCCACAACCACGCTTGAATCCACGGCAAAAAATGATAAGGACTCAACAGTAAGGGACCCACGCCCCGTGTCGTTTCACTCTACAGCCATTATATCTCCCAAAGCACAAGTCGATCCAAGCTGCATAATAGGTCCATATTGTGTCATAGGGCCAGAGGTTAACCTAGCTCCAGGCAACGAATTAATCAGCCATGTAACCCTCCAAGGGCCTTCTACCATTGGCCCTAATAACACTTTTCACCCCTATGCTTCTGTCGGTAGCCGAACTCAAGATCTAAAATACCGTGGTGAGCCCACCTACCTAGAGATTGGAGAAGGTAATACCTTCCGAGAGAGCTGCACTATTAACCGTGGCACTGGGGCTGGAGAAAAGACTATCATAGGTAATCACAACCATTTTCTCGCTTATGCTCACGTAGCTCACAATTGCCAGGTAGGGGACCATTGCGTCTTTTCTAATAACGGCACGCTGGCCGGTCACGTGATCGTTGGTGATTATGCAGTAATCGGCGGACTCAGCGCGGTGCATCAGTTTTGTAGAGTCGGGGAGCATGCCATGATAGGTGGATGCGCTAAAATTGTTCAGGATGTGCCTCCTTTCCTAGTTGCTGATGGCAACCCAGCAGATATTCGAGCTGTTAACATCGTCGGACTGCAAAGACGGGGTTATACAGAAGAAGTCATCCGGGACCTTAAGGCTGCCCATAAAACTCTTTACAACCGGGAACTAAATACCTCCCAAGCTTTAGAAGAGCTGGAGAGGGAACTCAGTCATGTGAAGGAAGTTCACCATTTAGTTGAGTTCGTGCGCAACTCCCAACGAGGCGTCATTCGTTAA
- a CDS encoding ABC transporter ATP-binding protein — MKLEVRQVSKIYQGHKQSVVALESSSLMIESGEFVCFLGPSGCGKSTLLSVIGGLENPTTGQVILGGESVLGPTPEIGMVFQKYTLFPWMTVLQNASFGKRLQCNGARGQLENDRPRNIMKRAEKLLEMVGLAEFQNAYTKELSGGMQQRTAIARALANRPKVLLMDEPFGALDSQTREEMQEMLLLLSRVEKTTVIFVTHDVEEAVFLGDRVFVFSPRPGKIIREEKIPFDKDRKPELKLSAPFLTLKRSLLHELRRSQPPSFDRNKLLEAVEADH; from the coding sequence ATGAAGTTAGAAGTGCGCCAAGTTAGTAAAATATATCAAGGACACAAACAGTCGGTAGTTGCCTTAGAGAGCTCCTCCCTCATGATAGAAAGTGGTGAATTTGTCTGTTTTCTTGGACCATCCGGTTGCGGCAAATCGACATTGTTGTCTGTAATAGGAGGCTTAGAGAATCCTACGACTGGGCAAGTGATACTAGGTGGGGAATCTGTACTCGGCCCAACACCAGAAATAGGAATGGTATTCCAGAAGTACACGCTATTCCCCTGGATGACCGTCTTACAAAACGCTTCATTTGGAAAAAGGCTGCAATGTAATGGTGCCAGGGGACAATTGGAGAATGACCGACCTCGAAACATTATGAAAAGAGCAGAAAAGCTACTCGAGATGGTAGGGCTTGCAGAATTTCAGAATGCCTATACCAAAGAACTCTCCGGAGGAATGCAGCAGCGGACTGCTATTGCGCGTGCTTTAGCCAATCGCCCAAAAGTCCTACTCATGGATGAGCCATTCGGTGCCCTGGATTCGCAGACAAGAGAAGAAATGCAAGAAATGCTGCTCCTACTCAGTAGGGTTGAAAAAACGACGGTAATTTTTGTGACCCATGATGTGGAAGAAGCCGTTTTCCTAGGAGACCGCGTCTTTGTTTTTTCGCCCCGGCCAGGTAAAATTATTCGAGAGGAAAAGATTCCTTTTGACAAAGATAGAAAACCGGAGTTGAAGCTATCTGCTCCTTTCTTAACTCTCAAGAGAAGTCTTCTCCATGAGCTACGAAGATCTCAGCCTCCCTCCTTTGACCGAAATAAGCTACTCGAAGCCGTTGAAGCAGATCATTAA